The Rosa rugosa chromosome 3, drRosRugo1.1, whole genome shotgun sequence sequence AGATTATATACAGGTAGATAGATTTTATTGGAAGATGATTGGATTAAGATAATGTTCGGCATAAGATTGAGATATGCACGTGATTAAGTCCCTTGCACTGAATAATAATTCATGTTTGACGTATTCCAAAATTAACTATAATATCTTTTTAATCTTGGCCACTAATTAATTAGAATATCTCTGAAAGTTGAGTTTACATGCTGTCCGGAGCTGGAGCTGTCGAGTGTGGACAATAGGGGTCATAAGTGAGTTCGTATTAGGCTCGTTTCCTGTGTGCGCGTCACATAGTAGTAGTGCGTTGCCCAGTCCCTCTCTAATTTTAACTCATGGAAAAACGTGGTGTCCCTTAAATAAGTGATATCCAGATGTCTTTTTGCTGTGATGCTATGTATGATTCGCATTACCCACTCTAGTAGTGCTTGTTACAAGACCCTTGCATTGTCCCCCATTATAATCCTAAAGTTAAAAGTTTTTGAAAACGCATGGCACCAGAATAACTTATTGCTGATGAAGTTGGGCTGAAATAAAACTAGCTTCGGCACACACGCAATGCATGTGCGAATGTTGAACGTACAAGCGTTGCTTCAAGAATGAGAATATTACGACCAATGTCGAAGTTAAGTAGGGTTCTATGGCATTTACGTTAAGCCAGTTATATGTCAAATTCTTATTAACTAATTGGTTAGTTATACTTTCAGGTCACGTGAAATGAATTGTTGCAACTGTTTGAGTGTCCAGCTCTCTTATCTTATCCACACTTTAAATTCAATTTGGTTGCTTGTGTCCATTTCTTTCATTATCTTTGTATTTGGTTCCTGCTTGCCTTGCCTCCTTTAGATCGCAATGAGCTGTAAAATTCCTTTCATCTATTATGATGCTGATATGATGAGCCAACTAACTGTGTTTTTTATGATTGAATTAGATATTAAGTCGTGCACTGGGTGGCAAATCTGGTAGGGCTATCACAGGGTGGGATATCGGAATCCGAACCGTCCACTTGTCATCGTCTTCCAAGATCTTCTCCTCCCTCAAGATTCCAGCTCTTCTCTCCATCTATGAGATCCATCGAGATGAGGTGTGTAGTTATCATGCATGGATCAAACCCTAAAAACATATTCTCATGGTAAAATGTGGATTAATTTGTGCTTCAATTTTAGGTGTGGGAACTTCcaccaaaggctgagctaattGCATGGTCGGAAAAGACTGGGGTTGAGATGTTCAAGTATGGTGATCACATCATGGGCATCCAAGGCCACCCTGAATACACCAAAGACATTCTTCTTAACCTCATTGATCGTCTCGTCAAGCTTAACTTCATCTTGGTACGTAATAGTTATTTCATTCTCAAGTATTCTTGCGTTAAATAGCTGCCACAATGATAGTAACATTCTTTTTCACTGAAATTTTCGGTTTAGGATTCCGAAACTGAGGAGTTGAAGGCAAAGGTGCTTGCTCGTGAACCAGATAGGGAGGCATGGAGAAGGCTGTGCTTAAACTTTCTGAAAGGTGGATTATGATGAAACATTACGAGTTAGGAGGGATCAACAAaagttgaaaaataaaaatgtaaataTGCAGGGTTTTGAGGAGAGGCTAAAAGGTTTTGTGTTTCAGTGTGACTGACAGTATTTGCGAAGGCTTAAGGATGCAAGTAGGAGGCAATTATTTATCAACTCTATGTCTTTAATTTGGCATCAAAGTGTAATTCCAAGGGAATTTGCAGGGTCAGTTATGCTAATAAACTTGAAGTTTAAAAAGTGTTTTAAGCACTGATTCTTAATTTCATCAACAATATTAGTTCGTTTTCGCTTGAAGAATGAAGTCTGAACTGCTCCCAAGTTTCCTGTGAAGCAAGAATAAAATGTAACGAACAAATTGTTCCATTAGAATTCAAACGTTACGCGAAAAGCATTTGGATATTTCCTGGAGCAGGGTATCCAACAACTATAGGTGGCCACACTGAAAGGCCGTAACATCTAAATGTATTATTCAAACCAATGACACCATGACGTGATGAAACTCAAACTGTAGCTATAATGATGGCTCGTTTCCACGAACTGCTAATAGACGACCATTCTCGAGAGTCTTATATCAAGAGTGCTTAATCCTTATAACAAACCTTTAAGAGGAATTTCACCCTCTTCTTCAACATGTCTCAAAACCTGTCAAACCATGTGCAAGGAGAGCTCCCCAATACATTAACAACAAGAACATATGAAAGATAAATGAGTTAGTCCCTAAGAATCACGTCATATCCATGTCCAGTAGCGGAGGCAGAAATTAATCTCAAGTGGGGCACTCagaaattttagaaaaaaaaattaaaacttaaaatatataacaaattacatataagtgtcaTTTTAAGACTTTAATTAGTCATCAGGCCACTTAAACttttttgtacacataaggccactttaGAGCCCAAAACCATCAGCTTCTTTTTGTGTTGTTCCTATTTTGCCCTCAaccccctttctctctctttttcgaTAGAGCAAAACAGATCGCAATCATCGCAttctcatatctctctctctctctctctctctctctctctctctctctctctctctctctctctctctctctctctctctctctctctctctctctctctctctctctcgctctctctctctccctccatccctccccTTCACAAACGGACACGACAACGTTGCAGACCTCACGATCTCGCAGGCGAAGTACCGATCGTCGAATGGCGAGCAGATTTGGAGCCTGGCCCAAAGCATTTGGTTCTCCACAAGCGGGTTAACCTTCAGATCTTGGATAGCGGTGCCTGGCCCGAAGCATCTGGTTCTCTCATGGACTGTCCTCGTCGCTCCTCCGTCATCATAATCGGTGTTGGTGTCTCCGGTGAGAGCCGAAACCTCTCTTCGATCATGTCAATCGGCGCCGTTAAGTCGTTTGATCGAGTTCAATTTCATCATTCTTTAATCTCTCGttgattaattttgtttttgtttaatcAAAGCCTATCGGCGGCAAAGCTTTTGATCGAGAACGGCGTAGAGAACGTGGTGATTCTCAAAGCTTCGGACCGCATCGGCAGTAGGATCTGGAAACATGAATTCTACGCCGGTTGGATTGTCGGAGTCGGTGGAGAACAGCTTAATCCGGTTTGGGGAGTTCGCTGAGAAAACAAACCTCCAGACTTGCTTCTCCGATTACAATAATGCTCGCTTCAACATCTACGATCGCAGGTCCAGCCATATCCTGAAgcattttagtgattttgtttcTAGTTTTGCTTAACGTACACCGtgaacttttgttgagttttTGATTTTTGTACAGATTTGAGGCTTGAATTATGTATTGTTACTGTTTTTGGAAAAGGTAGAAACTCATCTGTTGAAATTTGTCATTCAATTTGATAGccttgatttgattttggtaattCCTATGGATTTTACGATTGACTTTAGTGAATGATGCTCATGGATACAACAAAATGTTGATGGATTATGATGTGCAATACATACAAGTTTGAGCATATTAAAGGCTTGATATTGTAAATTTATAGTTGTTTTAATGTTTCATAATGGCTTTTGTGTTGGTTGGTAATAGCTTTCTcagttggtgagagtagctttatTAGTTTGTGGTAATAGCTTTATCAATTTATAGGAACAACTTTTGTTTTGATTGGTAGTAGCTTTTCGTGTTGGTGAGATTAGTATTTGGTGATGGTTAGAGTAGTTTTTGGTATTGATGAGAGTAGCtttctggtgttggtgagagttttttttttttttttttttaccatttcagtgagagtagcttttgttgttggtgagagtagctttctgATGTTGGTGACAATAGTTTTTGTTATTGGTGAAAGTAGCTTTTATGTTGGTGAGtgtagtttttgttgttggtgacagtaacttttaTTGCATTACTGGTGACAGTATCTTTTGTTGCTGGtaaaagtagcttttgttgcgtTGGTGCTGATAGTATCTTTTGTTACTggtgacaatagcttttgttgctggagacagtagtttttgtgaccTTATCGGAAGTTGTCGGAAATCTCACCATAGTACCTTTTCTTGCTagcgacagtagcttttgttgctggtgatagtagtttttgtcacctcgccggaaatctcactAGCGTAGATTTTGTTACTAatgacagtaacttttgttgttaGTAACAGTAGCTTTTATGACCTCAccagaggttgccggaaatctcaccatagtagcttttgtggtcgccggaagttggccggagacccgccggagttgaccggagacctcgccggagaggagagagagaatgattgttgattttgtactctagtggcatttatgtaaatatgttggtttttaatatccaaaatataacaccttttttaatctagtggccttatgagggaaaaaaactagttggtggccttatggctaaaaaaaacattcaaatatgcacttaCAGACTtactcacctaagggacagttttaagggactgtgagggacaaatgcatctcaaccacatctATTAAAtgtaaaagcagaaattataacaacttaaaactgtgcatttatttttagCCGttagatgcatttgtccctcacagtcccttaaaaactgtcccttaagTGAGCAGGCCTTTATGCACTTATatgtcactactacaaaaagttaatcacacaacactaatcacacaacggaacagAAATCATCggttgtgtgtttaagtaagCTTTATTGCACAACGGTACTTGTtatattctgttgtgtgaatgccaACAAAGTGAAAACTTTTTTATCAGAACTACATTGCACAACGGAAATGAAGTAATGTATGTCGTCTGAATCTTAAAAaatttagcggcagatttccctccattTTGGAGTCTTGGTTGGCTCTTGAAACACTGAAATTTGGGTTACTAGGACAATGGGTGTTActatttccgttgtgtgattgaaaaactaAGCATCAAAATTTGAGGAAGCTTGCTTGAATGTCTTCCCCTAGATAGGCCTAGTACAAGCTGTTGTAATTGTACAACAGATTTAagattttctgttgtgtgaagaTGGAACTGGGCGGCAACATTTTGAGCCAAAATGCTGAAGGCGCCATATTTCCCTCCATGATTTcacattttgatttttagtgctccactcagacgacagttggGTGAGGTTGCTATTGTGTGAATAACTTTGAGAATTTTTGCTAGgtttaaataaagaaaacaaagccttCCACTCAGTCCTCTCTCGACATTATCTCTCAACACGAAACGAAATCTCAGTCCTCTCTCACACTCCTAGCTCCTCCGCCTTTCTTCCCTGATATACCGACCCAAATCCCCATATCTCCTCCTCCTTGCTCTCAAATCCTCAAATCTCCTCCTCCTCGCCTTCAAACTATGGTCAATTGAAAAGATGCAGAAGACTAACAGATTCTTCAAGCTCCCTGTCACGAAACCCTAACAGACTAACATCTCTATGGTCGCCAACTGCGCTGCCGTATCTTCTCCGCCTCAGCGAAGAAGGACCATGTCCGCTCTCGAAGCCCGAATCTCCCTTGTCGCCGCTCTCGCCACCCAAGCCTCCTCCGTCTCCCAGTGACATAAATGTTCAAATCCCTTTCCCACAATCTAAAATTTTCCTTGATTTTCATGTTTAATTGGTTCCGATTTGGTTTTAACATTTGGTGTTTTCTTTCTTATTGTTGCAGTTTTACTCGATTTGGCCACCAAGATAGCCAAGTACATCTTCTCCAAGCAGTTCGAGGCTCGAACTCTCGAGGAAGCTCTCATGCCAggtattgttttgggttggttGTTTCTGATTCTAGTTTGGAATGATGATTCTGAACCCACTCCGTtgctgtttcttttgttttgaggctaatttgttgatttcttttgttCGTTTTCATGGATTTGGGAGGTAGATGCTGGAGTGGAGGCCAAAGATTGCTTCCAGATTTATCTGGGTAtgataaattgttttttttttagcttaAATGATAATATTGAGAATAACTTCTTTTAATCTTTTATCAAATGCAGATTACCATATGGGTTAGCAGTATATCATTTGATACATATGCTGATATTGCATCTGAGGGCACAGCTGATGTAAGCATTGTCATTTTGTTGTAGTATATCTCTTTATGCATCTATTTGTTTGTTATTGGTGTGCTTCTGTTTGTGCTTGTTAGGTATGTTGTACTGACTGTGTTAAATGTTGTAAGGGAGGCAAAGGGATCACAGATTTGAAATTAGCTCTTGAGGTATGGATTGATTATCATTTTATATCACCAGTTCAGTTTACTATGTTGTTAGTTCTCATGATTAGTTGGTATTGTTCTCTAGAAAGTTTTGGTGAGATTTATGTTGACAGTCTAGAGGAGTTCCTTCAAACCTTTTCAACTCAGAGAATTTCTTTAGGTAATGGATTGTGGCATCTTGTGAGGTGGTTTATAGACATTTTGTGTTCCTATTTGATTTCAAGGACTGCAAAGTATAGTCCActtttcattctttttgtgTTGGGTTTTATTTGCTACGGCTTGCAGGTGAGAGTCATAAGAGAATCATGTATTTGACATTATCTATTAGGGGCAAACTGTCCAGTTTCAAAAATGCCAATTTTGAAAAGATTGATTAGGTGCAAGGTAGTTTATAATATTGAACAAAAGATCACCACTTTTTTCTTGTTTGTATATACGAAATTGTAATCATCTTGTTTGAGAAACATAATGATAATCCCTTCTTGTTATAACAATGATATTGAACGAAAGCAGGCATCTAAACTAGAGGCATCCAAATTAATGTTGCACTTTTTGGCTGGTCATTTGTTTTAATCTCGTGTTTGTGTTCTGTTGAGTTCATCATTCAGCTCTCTAATAAATGATTGTATGCTATGGCCTTAGCTTCTTTTTTTGCAAGTGCAGGTGCCAAATATGTAGATGAGACTAATGACCTGTTTATCTTAGTAGCTCCTCAGAATGCTGTCGGGAATTGTATTATTGAGGTATCTTGAGTTTATATTCCACCATTACATTTGGAGAACATTTTGCTTGGCATGATTtacttttacctttttttttgttaaaagtCCTCAAATTAAATTTACAGGATTTGCAAGCTATGACTGATGCTGCTGGGGACTGACCAGTAATTCTTATCAATCCTAGGCATAAGGTTTAGTTTCTATTTTACATATTGATGGCTTATCTTGAAAGTATTTGGGTAGTAGTATTTCAAATGGCTAATTACTTTTCAATCTTGTTATTTTAGCATCCTTGAAGTCCAAGGTGCAGAGGAATAAAATGAAAACTGCTGGTCAAGATAGTGATATACAGATGCCTTATCCATACAACTTATGGGAACAAGACAATATCTACTTCGGTATGTATTTCTGTCTCTTCATGTGTACATGTGTATAGGATTCTGTTGTACTTCTTTTGTCATGAAATATGGACCCAGGCATGCTTTTAAAATAGGGTTATAgatcgcttttttttttttagttgtgcGCCTTCCCTTCTGCTATTGGTTGTGTGATGTATATGAAAGACTGCTAAATATCAGGCTCGTATTCGCTTGAAGTTTAGTAGCTTAGTCTATTAGTTGGGTAGTGAAATTGTTCTAGTTGCAAATGTTGGGTAAAACTCTGAGTTTAATTGATGCCTTTGTGTTGTTGTCCTACTGGATTGGTATGAGATAGTTAAACCTGAGTTACTAGCGAAAGTCACCATGCTCACATATTTTTACTTAAAGCAATATATTTACTAGCCaattatatttaattttaaGCAATTGGATACATAGTGATGCATTCACTTTAAGGAGCAGCAACAGCTCTtataaccccccccccccccctcttctTTTCCCTTCCTTTCCTTTGTGGCCCTTAAAATTCTGTATTTGGTTTCTATTTATCAGTGTATTTCacctgtttttttattttttattccttGGACTCTAGAGTTTGAATCTCAAATTATTGAAATAACTATTTGAATCTTGGCTTGTTGCTGGGATATCAAACTAGACACATTTATAAGTGATGTTGTCTTCGACATGTAAATTAAACCGACGTTTGGTAATTAATCTATGTTAAGTTCTAGAGCTAATGCCCCATTTGGGAGAAGCAAGCATGTTGAACTTGTCCATCAGAATCCTCACGCATATGCTGCACAAGATGGAAATTGGATTGCTCGTATTGCAACATTACTTATGGGTGATAATCGAACACAATCTTGTATAGCTTATGAAATTGGAAGGCTTAGTTCAATGAAAGTTGTATATGATGAATCGATTGGAGTTTGTTTGATGTATCAAAGTTACTTTTAGCATTAATATAAAATTATTGTTCATTGGTAATAATCTCTAGCATTGATTTTGTACAGTTTACCTAGCATTGATCTCATACCCAATTtgattacaatattcacaccACAGTTAAGACAATATAGCTAttgtgtgaactaacaaccaacaacagaaaataacaaaattctgttgtgtgagattcataacacacaacagaaataaaatTATCCCTGTTGTCTGTTActtatctcagacaacaaagaacaaattatatctgttgtgtgttatgaatctcagacaacaaataaacaatatagctgttgtgtgttatgaatctcagacaacaaagaaatcacaactgttgtgtgttatgaatctcagacaacggcttaatttcattttctgttgtctgaatggccatGTCAATGCCGAGGCATCCCCGCGCATGCCATGCTAGGCACATGCATGCGCAGAATTCGCACAACGGAAATAATTATCTGTTGAGGAAATGAATATTGCACAACGGTGAaatcaccgttgtgtgatttttcaatcacacaacactcgtttagaccacagtgaggctggtcatcacacaactccaaatctctgtcgtctgattaacttatTGTAGTAGTGTGTAATTAACCCTAAAATATATCAAACTTTAATAAATTAGAATAAAGTTACAGAATTaccaatatttaaaaaaaaaattatatattttttaattaaatttataGTTTTCTTTATGATGGTAACAT is a genomic window containing:
- the LOC133736507 gene encoding gamma-glutamyl peptidase 5-like, producing the protein MGGKKFGVLLCAEDSDFVKKMYGGYFGVFVKMLAEEGETWDLYRVACGEFPDDDEVESYDGFVISGSSRDAHGNDAWICRLLTLLTKLDSLKKKVLGICFGHQILSRALGGKSGRAITGWDIGIRTVHLSSSSKIFSSLKIPALLSIYEIHRDEVWELPPKAELIAWSEKTGVEMFKYGDHIMGIQGHPEYTKDILLNLIDRLVKLNFILDSETEELKAKVLAREPDREAWRRLCLNFLKGGL